The stretch of DNA CCTTGATCAACGCATGTAAAGAGATGTCTGAAGTTTAAACTTCTCCTTTATATTTCGGAAGTCCCCCTGATAAATGCAAAAATTTAGTAAAAATAAAACGTTTTTTGCATACTTTTTGGGGCAATGCCAAAAAGTATGTCGCCGAAGGCAATACGAGGCTAAACCAAAAGTCTTTGATTGCTGAAAATTAGAAAAAAAAGCCAATGGCAACAGTGTCCTCCCTCCGATATCATTTTAATTTAAATACACGACAGATACTTTTTTTGAAGAGTTGCATGCCGAAAATCATACCATTTATCAGCCATCAAGGATAGTAACACGTACCATTCAATATCTTAATCTATGTACACAGGTATAAAACGACTCATCGACATCCTTATTTCCACCCTCGTTTTATTAATCCTATTCCCCCTTTTCCTACCCATCATTATCGGCTTAAGGTTAACCGGAGAAGGGGAAGTCTTTTATTTCCAGAAGCGGGTCGGCTATAAAAACAAGCCCTTCTATATCTGGAAATTTGCCACGATGCTTAAGGATAGTCCCAATATGGGCACCGGAGAAATAACCCTGCGCAATGACCCTCGACTCACGCCTATGGGCAAGTACCTTCGCCTTACCAAGGTAAATGAATTGCCGCAAATCATCAATGTTTTTAAAGGTGATATGAGCCTCGTAGGGCCAAGGCCACTGACAGAAAAGGCCTTCTTGGCCTATCCACCGGACATTCAGGAGCGTATTTACAATGCCAAACCCGGCATTACCGGTATTGGTTCCATTATCTTCAGAGATGAGGAAGAAACCATATCCAAGTCCAAACAAGATCCACATGTGTTTTATAAAGCCCACATTGCACCTTATAAAGGGAAATTGGAACTGTGGTATTTGCAACATAAATCCACTATTGTCGATCTTTTATTAATCTTCCTAACCGCCTGGGTGATCGTTTCCCCCAAGAGTACACTCTACTTCCAAATTTTCAAGGACCTTCCTCAGGCAAGTGAGTCGTTAGAAAAAATTAAAGCACAATGAAAAAAGCCCTCATCACCGGCATTACTGGCCAGGATGGTGCCTATTTAAGCGAATTCCTCCTCAAAAAAGGGTACGAAGTACACGGTATCAAACGACGTGCCTCTTTATTTAACACGTCTCGGATAGACCACCTTTACCAGGATCCACATGAAGAAAAAATCCGTTTTAAGCTTCATTATGGCGATTTGACGGATTCAACGAATATCATTCGGATCATCCGTGAAGTGGAACCTGACGAGATTTACAATCTTGGTG from Saprospiraceae bacterium encodes:
- a CDS encoding sugar transferase is translated as MYTGIKRLIDILISTLVLLILFPLFLPIIIGLRLTGEGEVFYFQKRVGYKNKPFYIWKFATMLKDSPNMGTGEITLRNDPRLTPMGKYLRLTKVNELPQIINVFKGDMSLVGPRPLTEKAFLAYPPDIQERIYNAKPGITGIGSIIFRDEEETISKSKQDPHVFYKAHIAPYKGKLELWYLQHKSTIVDLLLIFLTAWVIVSPKSTLYFQIFKDLPQASESLEKIKAQ